The Anopheles coluzzii chromosome 2, AcolN3, whole genome shotgun sequence genome window below encodes:
- the LOC120961230 gene encoding cyclin-dependent kinase inhibitor 1C-like: MKFLDDTMKDGTHLDTFDDDLEQHTSTQTHPIPSCSYSSIPPQPTIPAPTPAPIPAPTPAPIPAPTPAPTPALIPAPTPAPIPAPTPAPSTSTNLSDGKLFLHVWPVGGGMVKPFTTRATERCHKSFAADDAGVGSPI; encoded by the exons ATGAAGTTCCTTGACGATACCATGAAGGACGGCACGCATCTCGATACG TTCGATGACGACCTAGAACAACACACCTCCACCCAAACCCACCCAATCCCTTCTTGTTCCTATTCCTCAATTCCGCCGCAACCAACAATCCCAGCACCAACCCCAGCACCAATCCCAGCACCAACCCCAGCACCAATCCCAGCACCAACCCCAGCACCAACCCCAGCACTAATCCCAGCACCAACCCCAGCACCAATCCCAGCACCAACCCCAGCACCAAGCACCAGCACCAACCTCAGCGATGGAAAATTATTTCTCCATGTTTGGCCAGTGGGTGGGGGCATGGTTAAACCATTTACCACGCGAGCAACAGAACGATGCCACAAATCGTTTGCGGCAGACGATGCTGGAGTGGGATCTccaatataa